Proteins encoded within one genomic window of Oryza brachyantha chromosome 7, ObraRS2, whole genome shotgun sequence:
- the LOC102706673 gene encoding serine/threonine-protein kinase RIPK-like: MRSSSDCKVVAAAARKKEKEAAAWPWSLWGFLLVGCFGGKGKKKSGGKKVRPRGGGGGGGGPLRRLSFTDLSGAADQDLSVSLVGSNLHVFTVAELREATRGFVSGNFLGEGGFGPVYKGLVGDGVKPGLKAQAIAVKLWDPEGAQGHKEWLAEVIFLGQLRHPNLVKLVGYCCEDENRLLVYEYMEHGSLENHLFKQIPAVLPWSTRLNIAVGAAKGLAFLHDAEKPVIYRDFKASNILLDSDYKAKLSDFGLAKDGPEGDDTHVSTRVMGTHGYAAPEYIMTGHLTAKSDVYSFGVVLLEIMTGRRAVDKTRPNREQSLVEYARPCLRDPLRLARIMDPALEGRYSPAAAREAAAVAYRCLSGSPKNRPDMSAVVDALEPLLAATDDVPVGPVVLFVAPEAEDDGGEKAQQQRRARKDEQHQHHHHHHHHHHHRRRSRLRTSPKGSPRKPAAAAVACRNEEFWVWHLPADHKA; the protein is encoded by the exons ATGAGGTCCTCCAGCGACTGTAAggttgtggcggcggcggcgaggaagaaggagaaggaggcggcggcgtggccgtgGTCGCTGTGGGGGTTTCTCCTGGTGGGCTGCTTCGGCGggaaggggaagaagaagagcggGGGGAAGAAGGTGCGGccgcgcggcgggggcggcggagggggcggCCCGCTCCGGCGGCTGTCGTTCACGGACCTGTCCGGCGCGGCGGACCAGGACCTGTCGGTGTCGCTGGTGGGGTCCAACCTGCACGTCTTCACCGTCGCCGAGCTCCGCGAAGCCACCCGCGGGTTCGTCTCCGGCAACTTCCTCGGCGAGGGCGGGTTCGGCCCCGTCTACAAGGgcctcgtcggcgacggcgtcaaGCCGGGGCTCAAGGCGCAGGCCATCGCCGTCAAGCTCTGGGACCCCGAGGGAGCCCAGGGCCACAAGGAATGGCTG GCAGAGGTGATCTTCCTCGGCCAGCTCCGGCATCCCAACCTGGTGAAGCTGGTCGGCTACTGCTGCGAGGACGAGAACCGCCTCCTCGTCTACGAGTACATGGAGCACGGCAGCCTCGAGAACCACCTGTTCAAAC aGATTCCTGCCGTGCTGCCGTGGTCGACCCGATTAAACATCGCGGTTGGCGCCGCGAAGGGGTTGGCGTTCCTCCACGACGCAGAGAAGCCGGTCATCTACCGTGACTTCAAGGCCTCCAACATCCTGCTCGATTCG GATTACAAGGCGAAGCTGTCGGACTTCGGGCTGGCGAAGGATGGGCCGGAGGGGGACGACACCCACGTGTCCACCCGCGTGATGGGCACCCATGGCTACGCCGCGCCGGAGTACATCATGACCGGCCACCTGACGGCGAAGAGcgacgtgtacagcttcggGGTGGTGCTGCTCGAGATCATGACGGGGCGGCGCGCCGTCGACAAGACGCGGCCGAACAGGGAGCAGAGCCTCGTGGAGTACGCGCGGCCGTGCCTGCGCGACCCGCTCCGGCTGGCCCGCATCATGGACCCGGCGCTGGAGGGGCGGtactcgccggcggcggcgcgggaggccgccgcggtggcgtACCGCTGCCTCAGCGGCAGCCCCAAGAACCGGCCCGACATGTCCGCCGTCGTGGACGCGCTCGagccgctgctcgccgccaccgacgacgTGCCCGTCGGCCCCGTGGTGCTCTTCGTCGCGCCGGAggccgaggacgacggcggcgagaaggctcagcagcagcggcgggcgCGGAAGGACGAGCAGCATCAgcatcatcaccaccaccaccaccaccaccaccaccgccgccgcagccgcctccGGACGTCGCCGAAGGGCAGCCCGAGgaagcccgccgccgccgccgtcgcttgccgGAACGAGGAGTTCTGGGTGTGGCACCTCCCCGCCGACCACAAGGCGTGA